ATTCTAAGTGTGTGtccgcagtgtgtgtgtgtgtgtgtgtgtttcacgcCATTTGTCAATAGTTCAGAGTGCATCTTCACTCATTCGTCTTCAGCGAGCGTCTTAAGTGTGCATTCTTTGTGTCCATCTCAGGTCATTAGTGGTCAGTGTGTATAATGGATGAATGGGGTGGGTGGCTATCAGGATAATGCAGAGGTCTCTCTTTTCTTGTCCGAAACTGATTGGACAACTTAACACGATTGTGTTAAAACAACTTTTGCATCTGTAATTTGcgtacaaaaaaaaatcatgacaaCATTTTCTCTCATAGATATAATATAGATATAATCTATCCTGGATTaaagattatatatataatccTCTCACCACTCAAAAATATAGTATTTGTTTCCCTAATAGTTAGattatttggatgtttgagAATGCAGAATGATGTTTGACACAGaggactgttttcacatttatgTGCTGAATGTGGAAATATTCACCTTAAATCTGAGTTTAGGGTTAAATCAGTGTGTACTGGACAAGCATGATTAGTAAAGTCACAGCAAGCTTGGAGCTAATCATGGCCATAAAAAAGTTTGATACATACAGTAAGAATGGACTCAGTGAAGTTGAGATCTCATTGAGTTTTGAGATGAAACACATTTGTGTATTCAGACTCTGGATTTTTcagtgcaggaggggggagagacgTGCTTTGAAGAATTTCCAACTAGTTCATTCAAATCTTTATTCAATTATTCTTCAAGATagagtttttatttctttaaacatACCTGGAGGGCATATTTAAGTCAACCGTAACCAAGACCTGATATGATTCACCAGGGTTGTTTGTTGACGCTCTCGACCTCAGGACGTGGAGTGTAGAGTTCACCTGAGTTCCCCCTAactcctctgccccccccccaccaccaccacagtcAAAAGACGAGCATTAAGGCGGACTGCTAATCTCCCTTAAATGTAAAGATCTTTCAATCTACTTTTGCAGCACATGACAAAATATACACTTCAGATTGTCAGACAGTCTGAAGCTATGTGGTTTGGCTGGGAATCAAACGATTGCGAGTCTAAACTTCATCCCCTCCTTCTACGTATATCAATAGCAATTTCGGTAAAATTGcctctcagctgctgtttgatatgagaggagaaaaaaaaactgaagcagTAAGATGAAGCTAGCAGTACCCAgtcctgtgaatgtgtgttccGCCTGCATACTTGGCATCAGATCAAGGTGAATCTGGTATGGGCGAGGGAATGAGCTAAggaaagtgtgagtgtgtgtgtgtgtgtgtgtgagagagagagagcagtgtgtgtgtgcatttgcagcCCTCATTAGTAAACTCCAGCCCTGCATTCACAGTATGAACACGCCactcctccccttcccctcaCTCTCAGCCTCTCAACTAAATGAGGTTAATAAACTCAAGCGTTTACTACCATCACCAACACCATCCCTCCTCCCCTGctttctccttcatctctccctctcctctacctcccttctcctcctaagcctccctccttctttcatCTCAGCTGAAAcgctttcttcctcttttcctcacctctttttttttattgtcattgttgcACGGCGAAAGCTCTGGGATTTCCTCCCTCTATTtcccaggacagagctgcaaTTACTGCTCAGGAGAGAAGAGGACCAGCTGTGTGGGGCAACTGGGAGCTGCACAGGAGTAGCGGCAGGGAGACAAAGATGAGGGCGCCCCTCAGAGGGAAGGGAGTGAAACTGCTTGAATTTCTACCACAATATTTCTTCCTCACATCAAAGAGGAAGCATACTTTCAGACcacatggctgttttttttaaagtaccAGACAGGGTCATCATGACCAAACAGGAATAACAACCCATCATAACGAATAATGTGCGATGTTATGACTTGGCTGGCATGTCCTGAGTGTTAAAACACAACTGAACACACTTGGCTGGCGGTGGCGGGAACAAGCAAGTGATACCAAGGAAATGTGAAGAATGCATCAACCAGCCTTGGGCGCTCTTATCTTGGACAGCATGTGGACAGGGACATCCTAAAAGAAGtaacaacacaaaatatgatTGAAGAGAACACAGAAGCATAAAGGGAGAAGCAACTCGGACAGCTGTGACCTGAATACGTGCAGGAATGCTGTTAGTATGGACAAAAATACTGCGAGGCACGGTGTCAGTACATAAcgggtttgtgtgtgaaagtctctgaaacacacattgttggtgtttgacttgtttttgctttaaactTAATGCTTATAGCCTCCAGGCAGAGAAACAATCAAGCACATTTTTTTACAGGCAGTATTTCATGATTACTTATTATACTTTAAGTACCTGCTGTACAGTACAGGACTTGTGGACTGAAACATTTAAACAGCTTCTGTAATTATCTGACATTTGACTGGATTACCTTCAAACAAAAGGTTTAAGATTTGTTTTCACCTCAGGTCCGGTCACAGTGTTCCTCTGATCATATGACTGAGGGCCTGCTATTTATCAAGGCCCAAGCTGTTAAACCTTCAGCTTGTACTTCTCTGGTGCACATTGGATAATACACATCAGTGACGGTGCAAGAAATCGTGACTTTGCCGATGTTTGGTGCGGTGCGTGTGGGGCCGACACAAGATTGGTACAACAGCGCTTTAcgctcactgatgtgtttttgatcACACAGTTGAGGGGCTATGGCACGCAAGAATAAGCTGCATCACGCTATGATCAACCAATGCTCATTAGTGGGATCAAATCATTGTTGGCTTTGGTCTTTTTGTGGGATTTACTGtcagtaaaagaaataaaatatcacCTTTAAGTTGGGGATAATGCCCCCAAATATGGATGTTAACCTTGTTCAAAATTTTAAAAGGTTCAGATACAAAAACTTACAGAAAGGACTGTACAATTGGACATGTCAAAGTTTAGGTACTAATCACAGAGAGTAGCacacagcctgtgaaaacagttgcaTAATGTCTTTTCTGTAGTTTCTGGAAGAGCTTAGTCAAGTCTGAGTCAGTTACTCAAATAACATCTTGTGGGAATTGACAGAAATGGGCATTTAGCACGCAGGCAGGGTGTAGGATCTGACTCATgttatttgaaaaatgtcagGATATCTAGGCCTCCGCTGCATTAATTATGATCAAAACACTGAATTGCTGGGGTACTCCTAAAGAAAAGTGACCCCAGTCCTGTCTTGTACAGTCACCCTTGCTCACATATGCCATTTCAATAGACACTTTTAtctgtgcatttttaaaatgcttgGCCCCAACTGGAAATGAACCCTTGACCCTGGCAGCGCTGCCAGACCCACTCCACACAGGAGCGCATTATTAAAATGACTGTGATATGTGCCTGTTCAACTTCAGGCATCAGCTGCTTGCAATGTAATGTTTCCTAACAGCTGTCGTACTGTCAGGCTGTCTGTGCGAGTGTGTAACAAAGGGAGAGTGATGGCAGCAGGAGCCCCCGTCAGGCCCATGGGACAGTCGGAGAGGAGCAGACGGTCGTGTCGTTTCACTGGAAACATATGGTGAAACTCAAGTGTGTAATTTACCTAGGACTACGGGTGGCCCGGAGTAGCGCGTACACACATGcgcatgcacacatgtacacacacacacacacacacacacacacacacacagtgacagggTGTAATTTACCTGGGGCCTATGGGTGGCCTAGTATCCCGTTGCACTTGTCATACACAAAGAGAGCTCAAACACAGTTCACACTCActggcagagacacagagagtgaGACTAATTTCCCCAGGCCTGCAGACAGGAGAGTAAGAAATCACACGGTGACAGAGATGTTCGAGAGCAACACGCGGAAAGCTTGAGAGAGTGAAGCGGCGTGTAGTGTATTGGCGCAGTGGAAGACATTACCCCAAAATCTCAACCTGTGGGAGTTGCCGCACACCCTGTATCACATCCTCTCCAATTCATCAACCTGGCTCCTTTTCAAAGCCGGCGCTATCCTCccttagagagagaaagagatgaaggtCGTGGGAGCACCGGCggagggtggggaggggggagagacagaTTATAAGGAGTGTGTCCCTCCCTACATTCTTGCACTGACCTTCATAGTAGTGTGGCACTGTAGCTATCATCAGCCCACCATGGTTTACAGTTGGTTGTAACTGGGGGGTGGGATTATGGCCTCCCCAAACCTGCATGCCCCACCCCGATTCCACGGCAACCGTGAATGGAGCATATCCTGTTTCGCATGCAGATTGACAGAAAGGCTGTCCCAGACGTTTACAGTTGGCACTGTTTgaggtgtctgtctgtgaagcCTGATATGATAGTCTGTCTGCAAGTCATggagtgtttttgtctgtgtgtgtgtgtgtgtgtgtgtgtgtgtgtgtgagacagagagagtgagagagctggTGTTTGATCTCTTTTCCCAGCCAAGGGGCTTTAACTTCACTCCAGGTGCAGAGAAGTCAACCTGGGGGCATGGGAGGCACATACAGTTGAGATCACAATcctcacacacatctacacacacacacccacacacacaccgagggAGGAAGTTTCCTTGAAGCGGCAACTCGGCCTGAGTAACTCTGTGGTTTAAGCTGGTTTACCAGTCCAGTGGTGTCGCCGTGGAATGCTTCTAAAGGCTCTGCAGTGCGCTGCATGATAAACATTTCTGTTCCAGCCTCCACATGTGAACATCAATCAGTCCCAAACAGAAATACTGAGAGTGAAGAATGAAAAGGTGAAAGGGCCAGCTGGTCCAGTGGGTAGTATAATGACAATGTGCAGGACAGGCTGTCGGCCTACTGTACACACAAGCAGATGGAGTTGGTTTTCTTTGCTGCAGGTCAGGTCTGATTGGGCAGAGATTAAATTCGCCAGAGTCGACAGTGGGTCTAAACACACCGAGCATGACGCTGACGTGAGGCTGAGACATAGTTGTtcaacaggtgcagtaaatttgGCAAATTGGCTAAAAATAATTGAACCATTAACTCGACTCAGTAACGTGTGAATTTCTGTATATTGACGTTAAAAGCTCTTAGCTGCATTTCTTCCACTCGATTACCTTAAATGTAACCGGAATAATCACTCTCTTTATTCCTCTGCATCTCCACACAGGAAATCTGTGTGGTCCATAATGAGCTCAGTAAACATCTGCTACTCCTGTATTAGAGACCATTTTCTCCGCGTCTCATCCTGTAATATGGAGAAATTAGAGTGCAGGGACTCATTGAGcgtgtttatacacacacacacacacacacattcacagagagCAGACATAACATAAGGAGTCCAAGTGTTTTTATACTACCCGACTGACGCTCTAACATACCATCTCAACACCACAATTTTCCATCCACAACAGTAAAACACTACCGGGTGTCCTGGGTGTATGGTCCCTGAATaccaggttgtttttttttattttactggtGACTCTACCAAGAAGCAGGTTTACTCTTTTATTTGGAAATACTTACCAAGTTAATCCAGAAAGCCCTCAAATCTGGAACATGtgcatataaaaataatttttttttcaggttttcaaCCAAAAAAACTCAGTGAATCTGCTCCTTGAGAACAAACCCCTCATCATCTGTTTAACCGAAATAATACACTGTCTGTTTATTTAGCATGGCAGGAGTTTCCCTCAAAACACTGAAGGACTAAACAAAGGCTTTGTTATGCAACTGGTGATGACATACATATATAGAGGAATAGTGCCACCTAGTGTCAAGAGTCCATAACTCCATAGCAACTATAGGTATGCAACTGGCCTTAAAGCAAATTTCACAAGAGaacaaaatgtaattcaaaGCTTGGAAGGTTTAATAGCTTTTATTATAGAAACCACTTCATGGATCTGCAGGGTGGCAAACGTCATAACTAAGGCCAGTGACACTGAGGACTCCTGCACCGTACAGCGGACTGACGACACAAAAAGAAGGCATGATTCGCCTGAATGCAACGCCATTCCCATATTGGCTCCTCCTTATATGCACGGGTGTGGTTGTCGTAAACCATCTGAATACATGTGAAGCTGATCACAATCCAGCAGAGTGTTCCACGTCCGTGCGAACGTCATATTCCAGTCCTTCCCTGTGCCAGAAAAGTCTGTTGATGGTAAAACTGAAGAACATTTTAGGAAGGTTGTCCTCACTTGGTCATCTTCTGCTGGACCTCACGGAATATCTCCTCCTCCAGTTTGGAGGTGTCGTACTCCTTCAGCATGTCGTACTCCCGCCACGGCTGGCCCCACTCTTGGGCGAGCTCCATCTGCTGTGGGGTCAGGGACAGGTCAAAGCGGATGCCCTGGATGTTGAACTTGGGTCGTTCCCAGCGTTTGGACCACGGTTTGGGGCGCATTCTTACTTTGAGCTGGTGAATAGAAAGAAATGCTGTATTTATACTagattcttctgtttttcttactttgtgTGACATGTGGTGTTTTACTGCTAAGTGATTTAGCAAGACAAACATTACCATTGTTAGGGACTTAACTCCTACTTGTCCTTTTTAGATCAGACCACTTACCTAAGGCACATTTTACATCACTATTACCAGAATAATTACACGTGCAGCTATAACATTAAGTACTCCATCTTGAGGCTCTCTCACCTTGTTGACAGGCACCTCTCCTGTGGAGGAGAAGGGCACAGGCTTCATGTCCCGGTCCACAGTGCTGTACTCGGGCATAGCGTCTCTCAGATACATCAGGTTGTCATCCAGCCTCTTCTCCAGCTTCAGCACCTCAATCTTCTGGATGCGAGGTTGGTACAGCTCGTAGCAGATCTCCACACCTGAGGCACACGGGTGAAGAAATGCATGACTGAAACAGGTGTTTTACCTGAAGGCCAGCTGGTTCACTTCCTGTGCGTGTTAAGTATCTCTGGATGGGGAACATGAACAAGCAcgcctttcctttcctctttatCGAAAGTGCTTTATTTCTACTTACTGTTTTTAAGCCTTTCAGCATTAAGTACTAGCACTATGCACCTTATAAAGGTAACACTTGTtacatttcatgtatttcagGCTCTAAAATTGTGCAGCATAGTGTGTGACCGTAGAAGAAAACCCAAAAATCATAGATATATATGGAGGGAACAGGCAGATTTCTCACTGAAAAGCAACACAATATAACTCAGACAATAATTACAGCACGTCATTGACTtcaaatttaatatattttcatgcCCAACTCATTCCACGAGACATCGTTAAATAAACCTCACCTTGATTATCAATGATGTTCCTCAGGATAAACGTGGCTCCCAGCCCCTTTCCACCCCTCTGGATGCAGATGCCAACAAAGCGGTTTGTTTTGCCATTGGCATTGGGGTCGGTCATGGTCACTGCCATGATACTCccttaaaacaatcaaaataattCACAGCATTTACATAGTGATACAAACAAACTTTGCACTCTCATCAAAGAGAGAACATTTAATACGTGCAATTACataagttaaataaaaaaaggtcaaattttaccaaaggaaaaataacaaaatgcaCTGGAAAATGTTTTGAGGTTTTGAGGAAGGAATTACAAGAGGACACAGGAACTTTGCATGCATGAGATCCTGAGGTAGGAAGTTCTACAACTCAGGTGCAGCAAAGGTCTAGTCGATGTGGGAACTGCTAAAAAAGGCTCTGCCAGAAGATGTCAGTCTGCGTCATGAAGATTAACCAATCACagattagataaaaaaaaattgataaaatCTATTCTAAAATAGCAGAAAACTAGAAATACTTTGTCCAGAGAGCTTGGTGCAGTGATTCAACTTGGAGGAAGCATAAAGCTTCTCCAGGATTGTTTTAGTAACCTTACACCTCTCATCTGTCTACCTGTTGAGTTTTTCCTCTGGTTTCTTACCTACGTAGAACTCGGGGATGTGCAGCACCTTCCTCCTGCGGATCATGTCTGTCCTCTCCATGAAGAATTTAAAAGGGTCTGTTCTCTGTCTGGGAGGGATGAACTCTGGGCTCAGAAACCTGACGGAAGGGAGAgctatgattattattttaaaccccaaagagagagagaaattgtGATGTCGTCGCTGTTTTACAAATGAACATCATACTTCCGCTGAGACGCCACAATCTGTGTTTTATCTATGATGACGGGTTTAGATGGAGGGATGAATTTAGGAGGCTGCGGGCCGTCGCTCCCCGAAGCAAGACGACAGAGAGACGTGGATAGAAACCCTGGAAATAACATGAAGACGAGTCATTCATCAGTCATTTCTGCAGCTAGAGTAAAATCAGGGAAATGGCCTTAAGGTTGAACTAGGTTAAGTAGCAGTCAACTGTTAGCTACGTTAGCTTGTGGATGCAAGTTACATTACAAGTATTCAACATTTTTGAGGCCTAATGATAAATTATAACGTCTGACAGAAAACAGCGCTCATTCGGTTTCCTTACGTTCATTTTGGAGCCGGAGGTTTCGTAACAACCTCAGTGAAAAGATACATTTGTCGAGCCGTTTCCCGCAAGCTGCCATGTCTGACCTTCTGTGGTCACGTGCGCGCTAGTACGGAAGCCGTTGTAGGGCGAATGTCATTGAAACGCGATTTGCCCGAAAATGCagtgtgaaatattttccaCACGATGGCGCAACTGTTCCGTCCGCTACACGCAGGCAGAAagtcattttgtttaatttcaagtgcacagcagcactggaaatttggattaaaaaatcCCCAGAAATTAGCACTATAATACAATGCCCctataattattaataaattagattattaatcattttaatcaatttcatttaatttctctttaaTTTAAAGACTCAATTTACTTATCTGACGAAATTAAAATTTGACTTTTGTCTGTAACCAAATAAATGATACTATATTTCATTAATAACATAGGCTTTATGTTAACAACACAGGGAGAGTGGAATTTAagcattttactgcttttataaAGTtccttttaaatgtatttatcttaTATTCCACTTAGAATTCAAAGTTGGGGGGGGATTGAGATCCTGTACTTAAGTGTAGGTGTATATAATTCCAGTTTACTCCATTACTAGTAAAAGTCCTTAATCTATAATTTTACATAGAAGCACAAACGTATTAAGAACAAAATGTGCATGAAGTATCGCACGTTAAAATCCTCTCCAGAGGATAGAAGGGTGTTTTACCACTGGGTGATTACATGTGACTGCCTGCTGGGGAACTCTGGGTCTTTGAGACCATGCAGGGGAGCGGCGGTCCTCCAGGTGGGCTGCCTCCACCGCACAGCACGCAGTCAGAAAAGCACCCAGAGCGCAGAGAGCCTCTCCAGCCCAGAGGAACCTCGAGCCCAGTCTGACGGCGGTGCGGTGGGAGGATGAGGGAGGACTAGAGACATGATGGGACCGCGCACATCCCGCATGCGACGCACAACCTGAAACccaatgctgctgctgctggactttCTAATGCTACGGAGAAACTCAAAAACTCTGAGGCTTCAAGGATGTTCTTCTCAGATGGGACTCTCTCAGCCGTCATTTATGCGCTCCTGTTGGGAATAACGTGCTTCTGCGATCTCACCAAGGGCTCTCCAGATTTTTCAGGTCAGGAATTCTTGCTGTGCTTTGTGGGAAAAGTAGTGTAAAAACCTGCTGTCCACGCTTTAAAAGGCAACAGGCAACACGTTCAGATGAGCAGCACTTGTTTTATTCTGCGTGTGTTGTGAGCTTCATCCCATTTGACGCTTGAGAGATCTACTATCTCCACCTTTGGAGATGAAATACAAGCAGGATAAGTCATTACGCACGCTTCAAACAGTTTAGCCCGACTCTCAAAACAACCATGAGGAGTGATTTCAGTGTCGCTTTAACTTCTCCTCTGTGGCGTGCTGCAGCATGCACCCTCAAATGTTTGCTGCATAAACCGAGTAGAACAACACTTAAACATGCGGAAAAGGCCCGTATCGTGCTTATCTTTTGGCCAATTCTGACACAGTTTGTGAAGAATGACCCACATAATGCAACAGGTTCTCCCTCCACCAGAGCAGCCTGTGTGTAGGGATTAAGGGTTGCTTTATCAGTACAATATAGTAGATCTGCAACATATCCCATTGATGCAATTGAGATAAATGGGATAATGTGGTTAATGTGTCACTAGATGGGAACTATTGTCTGCCGTCCTTCTCTGCAGAGTTACAACGCAGACAATAAAGCAGAGAAGTTGTGTATCATTTTCTGTCCTTCAAGTGATCATATCATATGTCTGGGACCTGCCAATTACCTTTGGTTATAGGATTTATATCTGCCAAGAAAGGGCAGCATATTACTAAACTAATGAGTTATTCTGTGATGCATTATAGTGTATTGAGCCCAAGGCAAGCCTGCAGGTTTTGTTTACAGTGCCATAAAACAGGAAGGGAGCTATGTGTCGGTGTTAATTGGCCTCTAATGGGTCTAATGGCTGGAAACGAGCAGACTTAACACTGTGGGGAGAGGCGCTAAGGAGcagatgtatgtatgtaacatGCCCTCTGCAcatgattgtgtgtgcatgtgtccatGTTGTCCTAATGAGCTGCTAAAGATCAGCACGCATTGAGGGCTGTTAACGAGGCTACATGTCTGTAATTGCCATACATGTTTCAGTGGTTGTTGGTTTGGTCATAAAGTCTGTGATTGCTCAGATCTAATGGTGGTTAATAAGGCAAGAAGGGGAAACCAGCTGATTTCAGATTTGCTCTGAGTGGAGAAGGTTTACCAGCAGCCCGGCTTAGACACTATTATGCAAATGCTATTTCATAGGCAGGAGTTAATTTGCTGAAATCTCAGCTTTGGTATAACATTTCCTTGTTCTGAGAGTTTACCTCTGGACCTTTCAGTGACTCATTGATAACTTAGGGCGATGGGGAGGAAACACAGCTGTCATGTTGGGATCTTTTGCTTTATATGGACCTgagatcttttttctttttatttcaatttaagaTGCAATTTCATTTACCGATCTGGGACTCTGTGCGTCATGCCTTTACAAAAATGCTGACCAAGCATCCCcgtgaatgaaatgagagagggGACTGCCCCAGAATACCTCAGGGACAAAGAAAACCTTCAGTCCTCACATTCTTGACCAGCTGGAGTCACCCTGGAGACTGAGAGAGGtgctttgattgacaggtgctGTCAGGGCGCAGGGTGACAGGAGTGGTGGGTTTAGATCCAACATCTGTCAGTCAGACCTCAGTCAGTCATATGGATGAATCAATGGTCCTCGGTCATAGAGATGAATTAACCCTTTATGAATGCAGTTTCAGGTCATCACATGCTAGTTCATgattctctctgtgttttgcatttgtatCATTTGTCGAAACGTGGCGTGATGGCAGTTTCAAATTTCATTGctaaaatcaaaagaaatgagTGTCGGTGGGTAATTTAATTCTGTCTGTCCCCCTGTTATCATTTTCTATTATACAGCCGCCTGAACAGCTAATTAGAGGTGTGGAGTGAGCTGTGCAACACTTCAGAGCCCCCAAACCTATCAGAGGTAGCATGTTATAGGTAATTAATGCTCCTCATTTCACAAGACATCAATACTCCATTGTTGATCTTTGTATTGATTTTATGAACTGAAAATTCACAGAGCCTAACACACAGATTGATTGCCTCCTCTGCTGTTTGTATTTGCTCAGGTTCACTCACGTGGCGAGCGCTCAGCTTGTTATGTAACTGTTCTTTATCAGACAGCAAATCATCCATTAACATGCTTCTTTGCTTTTTCGGGCAAATACAGACCACATTTCACCTCAAACACCAAACGGCATCTTAAAAGTTTTAACACTAAAATAGAGCTGAACAATTAGTTGATTCATTTATAAGTGGATCGGCAGAAAATCAATATTGCAGCCATTTTGATAATCGATAAATTGTAGCAAAAGTGCCAGCGTCTCTGCTgtgaggatgtttttctttgttttaggtgatATTGAATAGAAGATTTGGGGATGGAGACTTTACCCTGGTCTTTAGGATATTGTGATGggtattttcactattttctggcaTCTACAGACCAGATAATAAGTTAAGAAAATAGACggtagttgcagccctacactTAACTCATATGTACGATtatgaatgaaatgtgtttttagtgctTTTAGGCAGGTGTGTCTAAGGTGTGCCTGAGGTAGTGCCACCGTATGTGGctgtgatttctgtgtttctgtctccgGGTGCTGATGACTGCTGACATAGACAGAAGGCAATTTTTGCCAACGCATATTTAtgaaggaaaagggaaaggatgAATGGTGGACTGTTTGCAAAAAGGCCGAAACAATCACAGGATCCAGCATTTGTCACAGCGAGGCCTCTTGAGTTACTTCATATGTAAGCatctcaaacaaaacacagacacgtTGTATG
Above is a genomic segment from Pempheris klunzingeri isolate RE-2024b chromosome 18, fPemKlu1.hap1, whole genome shotgun sequence containing:
- the mrpl19 gene encoding large ribosomal subunit protein bL19m, with the protein product MAACGKRLDKCIFSLRLLRNLRLQNERFLSTSLCRLASGSDGPQPPKFIPPSKPVIIDKTQIVASQRKFLSPEFIPPRQRTDPFKFFMERTDMIRRRKVLHIPEFYVGSIMAVTMTDPNANGKTNRFVGICIQRGGKGLGATFILRNIIDNQGVEICYELYQPRIQKIEVLKLEKRLDDNLMYLRDAMPEYSTVDRDMKPVPFSSTGEVPVNKLKVRMRPKPWSKRWERPKFNIQGIRFDLSLTPQQMELAQEWGQPWREYDMLKEYDTSKLEEEIFREVQQKMTK